From a single Miscanthus floridulus cultivar M001 chromosome 8, ASM1932011v1, whole genome shotgun sequence genomic region:
- the LOC136471950 gene encoding probable gamma-aminobutyrate transaminase 3, mitochondrial isoform X2, whose protein sequence is MIAQGLRRSSAASSQVSRLVKYIASAGSLQGGHSFSESPARYYSSEPSLQATEENGFKGHSMLAPFTAGWQSTDLHPLVIERSEGSYVYDINGKKYIDALAGLWCTALGGNEPRLVKAATEQLNKLPFYHSFWNRTTKPSLDLANDILNMFTAREMGKVFFTNSGSEANDSQVKLVWYYNNALGRPDKKKFIARSKSYHGSTLIAASLSGLPALHQKFDLPAPFVLHTDCPHYWRFRLPDETEEEFSTRLANNLENLILKEGPETIAAFIAEPVMGAGGVILPPKTYFEKIQAVLKKYDILLIADEVITAFGRLGTMFGCDMYNIKPDLVSIAKALSSAYMPIGAILVSPEITDVIYSQSNKLVSCAVAVETLKIYKERNIIEHVNKIAPRFQEGIKAFSGSPIVGEIRGLGLILGTEFVDNKSPTDPFPAEWGVGSIFGAECEKRGMLIRVAGDSIMLSPPLIMTPNEVEEIISKFGDALKATEERIGELKSKKN, encoded by the exons ATGATCGCACAAGGCCTCCGCAGATCCAGCGCCGCCTCCTCCCAG GTTAGCAGGCTGGTGAAATACATTGCTAGTGCTGGAAGCTTGCAAGGGGGACACAGTTTTTCAGAGTCACCTGCCAGATATTACAGTTCTGAACCTTCACTTCAGGCGACAGAAGAAAATGG GTTTAAGGGGCATAGCATGCTGGCTCCATTCACAGCAGGATGGCAGAGCACTGATTTACATCCATTGGTTATAGAGAGATCAGAG GGTTCTTAcgtttatgacatcaatgggaAGAAGTATATTGATGCTCTTGCAGGATTGTGGTGTACAGCTTTAG GTGGTAATGAGCCTCGACTAGTCAAAGCGGCAACTGAGCAATTAAACAAATTACCATTCTATCATTCCTTTTGGAACCGTACAACCAAACCCTCATTG GACCTTGCAAATGATATTCTCAACATGTTCACTGCAAGGGAAATGGGAAAGGTGTTCTTCACAAATAGTGGTTCAGAAGCAAATGACTCCCAG GTTAAACTAGTGTGGTATTATAACAATGCACTGGGAAGGCCAGACAAGAAGAAATTTATTGCTCGCTCAAAATC GTACCATGGATCAACCTTGATTGCAGCTAGTCTATCAGG TCTGCCAGCGCTTCATCAGAAGTTCGATCTACCAGCACCTTTTGTCCTGCACACAGACTGCCCTCACTACTGGCGATTCCGTCTTCCTG ATGAGACAGAAGAAGAGTTTTCAACTAGACTTGCAAACAATTTGGAGAATCTTATCCTCAAAGAAGGACCTGAAACA ATTGCTGCTTTCATTGCTGAACCTGTAATGGGTGCTGGTGGTGTTATCCTTCCTCCAAAGACCTATTTTGAGAAG ATTCAAGCAGTTCTGAAGAAGTATGACATCTTGTTAATTGCGGATGAG GTCATTACTGCATTTGGAAGACTAGGGACAATGTTTGGATGTGATATGTATAACATTAAACCAGATCTTGTCTCCATAGCTAAG GCTCTTTCTTCTGCATATATGCCAATTGGAGCAATTCTTGTTAGCCCAGAAATAACGGATGTAATCTATTCGCAGAGCAATAAACTTG TTTCTTGTGCTGTTGCTGTAGAAACCTTGAAGATATATAA GGAAAGGAATATTATAGAACATGTTAACAAAATTGCTCCAAGGTTCCAGGAGGGAATCAAGGCCTTCTCAGGAAGCCCAATTGTTGGGGAG ATACGTGGTCTGGGACTGATACTTGGAACTGAGTTTGTTGACAACAAATCTCCAACTGATCCATTCCCAGCTGAATGGG GTGTTGGTTCGATCTTTGGTGCTGAGTGTGAGAAGCGTGGGATGCTCATCAGGGTGGCTGGCGACAGCATCATGCTGTCACCCCCACTGATCATGACTCCCAATGAAGTTGAAGAA ATCATAAGCAAATTTGGCGATGCCCTGAAGGCCACAGAGGAAAGGATTGGAGAACTTAAATCCAAGAAGAATTAG
- the LOC136471951 gene encoding protein CYSTEINE-RICH TRANSMEMBRANE MODULE 9-like, whose protein sequence is MSYQAGYPPPGQQQAYGAPPPPAYVAPPPAYPPTQDGGAYYGQQQQQTTSRGGDGFWKGCCAAICCCCVLDMCF, encoded by the exons ATGAGCTACCAAGCAGGCTACCCGCCACCGGGCCAGCAGCAGGCCTACGGCGCACCCCCGCCGCCGGCCTACGTCGCGCCACCGCCGGCGTACCCGCCGACCCAGGACGGCGGCGCGTACtacggccagcagcagcagcagaccacCAGCCGCGGTGGCGACGGTTTCTGGAAAGGATG CTGCGCggccatctgctgctgctgcgtccTCGACATGTGCTTCTga
- the LOC136471950 gene encoding probable gamma-aminobutyrate transaminase 3, mitochondrial isoform X1, which translates to MIAQGLRRSSAASSQVSRLVKYIASAGSLQGGHSFSESPARYYSSEPSLQATEENGFKGHSMLAPFTAGWQSTDLHPLVIERSEGSYVYDINGKKYIDALAGLWCTALGGNEPRLVKAATEQLNKLPFYHSFWNRTTKPSLDLANDILNMFTAREMGKVFFTNSGSEANDSQVKLVWYYNNALGRPDKKKFIARSKSYHGSTLIAASLSGLPALHQKFDLPAPFVLHTDCPHYWRFRLPDETEEEFSTRLANNLENLILKEGPETIAAFIAEPVMGAGGVILPPKTYFEKIQAVLKKYDILLIADEVITAFGRLGTMFGCDMYNIKPDLVSIAKALSSAYMPIGAILVSPEITDVIYSQSNKLGSFSHGFTYSGHPVSCAVAVETLKIYKERNIIEHVNKIAPRFQEGIKAFSGSPIVGEIRGLGLILGTEFVDNKSPTDPFPAEWGVGSIFGAECEKRGMLIRVAGDSIMLSPPLIMTPNEVEEIISKFGDALKATEERIGELKSKKN; encoded by the exons ATGATCGCACAAGGCCTCCGCAGATCCAGCGCCGCCTCCTCCCAG GTTAGCAGGCTGGTGAAATACATTGCTAGTGCTGGAAGCTTGCAAGGGGGACACAGTTTTTCAGAGTCACCTGCCAGATATTACAGTTCTGAACCTTCACTTCAGGCGACAGAAGAAAATGG GTTTAAGGGGCATAGCATGCTGGCTCCATTCACAGCAGGATGGCAGAGCACTGATTTACATCCATTGGTTATAGAGAGATCAGAG GGTTCTTAcgtttatgacatcaatgggaAGAAGTATATTGATGCTCTTGCAGGATTGTGGTGTACAGCTTTAG GTGGTAATGAGCCTCGACTAGTCAAAGCGGCAACTGAGCAATTAAACAAATTACCATTCTATCATTCCTTTTGGAACCGTACAACCAAACCCTCATTG GACCTTGCAAATGATATTCTCAACATGTTCACTGCAAGGGAAATGGGAAAGGTGTTCTTCACAAATAGTGGTTCAGAAGCAAATGACTCCCAG GTTAAACTAGTGTGGTATTATAACAATGCACTGGGAAGGCCAGACAAGAAGAAATTTATTGCTCGCTCAAAATC GTACCATGGATCAACCTTGATTGCAGCTAGTCTATCAGG TCTGCCAGCGCTTCATCAGAAGTTCGATCTACCAGCACCTTTTGTCCTGCACACAGACTGCCCTCACTACTGGCGATTCCGTCTTCCTG ATGAGACAGAAGAAGAGTTTTCAACTAGACTTGCAAACAATTTGGAGAATCTTATCCTCAAAGAAGGACCTGAAACA ATTGCTGCTTTCATTGCTGAACCTGTAATGGGTGCTGGTGGTGTTATCCTTCCTCCAAAGACCTATTTTGAGAAG ATTCAAGCAGTTCTGAAGAAGTATGACATCTTGTTAATTGCGGATGAG GTCATTACTGCATTTGGAAGACTAGGGACAATGTTTGGATGTGATATGTATAACATTAAACCAGATCTTGTCTCCATAGCTAAG GCTCTTTCTTCTGCATATATGCCAATTGGAGCAATTCTTGTTAGCCCAGAAATAACGGATGTAATCTATTCGCAGAGCAATAAACTTG GTTCTTTTTCTCATGGCTTTACATACTCGGGACATCCAGTTTCTTGTGCTGTTGCTGTAGAAACCTTGAAGATATATAA GGAAAGGAATATTATAGAACATGTTAACAAAATTGCTCCAAGGTTCCAGGAGGGAATCAAGGCCTTCTCAGGAAGCCCAATTGTTGGGGAG ATACGTGGTCTGGGACTGATACTTGGAACTGAGTTTGTTGACAACAAATCTCCAACTGATCCATTCCCAGCTGAATGGG GTGTTGGTTCGATCTTTGGTGCTGAGTGTGAGAAGCGTGGGATGCTCATCAGGGTGGCTGGCGACAGCATCATGCTGTCACCCCCACTGATCATGACTCCCAATGAAGTTGAAGAA ATCATAAGCAAATTTGGCGATGCCCTGAAGGCCACAGAGGAAAGGATTGGAGAACTTAAATCCAAGAAGAATTAG